Proteins from a genomic interval of Staphylococcus debuckii:
- a CDS encoding ABC-F family ATP-binding cassette domain-containing protein — protein sequence MILLQLNDVSKSFDGEEIFSDVHFEVKSHEKIGIVGRNGAGKSTLMKIIAGVDNYDEGHISKIKNLKVGYLTQQMTLDTNHTVWEEMSKPFAKLKQMELDMQAETNWLAEHADAYETETFKEHMSKYESLSNQFERLEGYQYESKIKTVLHGLDFTEDDFHRPVNDFSGGQKTRLSLAQMLLSEPDLLLLDEPTNHLDMETTQWLEDYLNYFKGAIVIISHDRFFLDKTVNQIYDVALGAVQHYVGNYSKFITQRDQYYEKRMQEYERQQAEIKRLETFVEKNITRASTSGMAKSRRKVLEKIERIDKPMLDARSAIIQFAFDRNTGNDVYHIRNLEIGYEHHPVTSPITLEVTKGDHIAVIGPNGIGKSTFIKTIAERLPKISGEISHGANLRVGYYDQKQAEFKSNKTILDYVWDQYPTMPEKDVRAVLGRFLFVQDDVKKVINDLSGGEKARLQLALLMLERNNVLILDEPTNHLDIDSKEMLEQALQDFEGTLIFVSHDRYFINQLANKIFDMDETGGTMYAGDYQYYLDKTEEKAALQAKAEAEQAEKKASENTTNSYSEQKAQKREQRQIERQIENCETEIEACEQKIAEIDEQLTQPEIFSDPEKAGQLAEEKNHTEQQLEHIMKRWEELQEKII from the coding sequence ATGATATTACTACAACTAAATGATGTCTCTAAATCTTTTGATGGAGAAGAAATCTTCAGCGATGTCCATTTTGAAGTTAAGAGTCATGAGAAAATCGGTATTGTCGGTCGCAATGGTGCCGGCAAATCTACCCTAATGAAAATCATTGCTGGTGTTGACAATTATGATGAAGGTCATATTTCAAAAATCAAAAACTTAAAAGTAGGTTATTTGACGCAACAAATGACATTAGATACTAATCATACTGTTTGGGAAGAAATGTCGAAACCGTTTGCGAAACTTAAGCAAATGGAATTAGATATGCAAGCAGAAACAAATTGGTTAGCTGAACATGCGGATGCCTACGAAACTGAGACATTTAAAGAACACATGTCTAAATATGAATCCCTCTCTAACCAATTCGAACGCTTAGAGGGTTATCAATATGAAAGCAAGATTAAAACTGTGTTACATGGTTTAGATTTCACAGAGGACGACTTCCATCGGCCAGTCAATGACTTCAGCGGTGGGCAAAAAACACGTTTGTCTTTGGCTCAAATGTTATTGAGTGAACCTGACTTATTACTACTAGATGAACCTACCAACCATCTAGACATGGAAACCACACAATGGTTAGAAGATTACTTAAATTACTTTAAAGGCGCTATCGTGATTATCAGTCATGACCGCTTCTTCCTCGACAAAACAGTCAACCAAATTTATGATGTCGCTTTAGGAGCCGTTCAACATTATGTCGGCAACTACAGTAAGTTTATTACGCAACGTGATCAATACTATGAAAAACGTATGCAAGAATATGAGCGGCAACAAGCTGAAATCAAGCGACTTGAAACTTTTGTGGAAAAGAATATTACACGCGCCTCGACGAGCGGAATGGCAAAAAGTCGACGTAAAGTATTAGAAAAAATCGAACGTATAGATAAACCAATGTTAGATGCTAGAAGCGCCATTATCCAATTTGCTTTCGATCGCAATACCGGTAATGATGTCTATCATATCCGCAACTTAGAAATCGGTTATGAACATCATCCTGTGACTTCCCCTATTACACTTGAAGTCACAAAAGGCGACCATATTGCAGTTATCGGACCTAATGGTATAGGTAAATCTACTTTTATCAAAACAATTGCTGAGCGTCTTCCGAAAATTAGTGGCGAAATTAGTCATGGTGCTAATTTACGAGTCGGTTATTATGATCAAAAACAAGCTGAATTCAAATCAAATAAAACAATTCTCGATTATGTATGGGATCAGTACCCTACAATGCCAGAAAAGGATGTGCGTGCAGTACTCGGTCGTTTCTTATTTGTGCAAGATGATGTCAAAAAAGTGATTAATGATTTATCAGGTGGCGAGAAAGCACGTCTTCAACTTGCCCTCCTCATGTTAGAAAGAAATAATGTGCTTATCTTGGATGAGCCTACCAACCATTTAGATATAGATTCAAAAGAAATGCTGGAACAGGCACTGCAAGATTTTGAAGGCACCTTAATTTTCGTTTCGCATGATAGATACTTTATCAACCAACTCGCTAATAAAATTTTCGATATGGATGAAACTGGTGGCACAATGTATGCGGGTGATTATCAATATTACTTGGATAAAACTGAAGAGAAAGCTGCTTTACAAGCAAAGGCTGAAGCAGAGCAAGCTGAAAAGAAAGCATCTGAGAATACTACCAACTCTTATTCAGAACAAAAAGCCCAGAAACGTGAACAACGTCAAATTGAACGTCAAATCGAAAATTGCGAAACAGAAATTGAAGCTTGCGAGCAAAAAATCGCAGAAATTGATGAGCAATTGACCCAGCCAGAAATCTTCAGTGATCCTGAAAAAGCTGGACAATTGGCTGAAGAGAAAAACCATACCGAACAACAGCTCGAACATATTATGAAGCGTTGGGAAGAATTACAAGAAAAAATAATTTAA
- the tsaD gene encoding tRNA (adenosine(37)-N6)-threonylcarbamoyltransferase complex transferase subunit TsaD, translating to MNKETLILAIESSCDETSASVIKNGKEILSNTVLSQIESHKRFGGVVPEVASRHHVEGITATIEDALQTAEVTMEEIDAVAVTEGPGLIGALLIGINAAKALAFAYDKPLVPVHHIAGHIYANNLEEPFEFPLMALIVSGGHTELVYMKDHLSFEVIGETRDDAVGEAYDKVARTIGLPYPGGPQVDKLAAEGEDTYDFPRVWLEPDSFDFSFSGLKSAVINKLHNLRQKDAAIIPENVAASFQNSVVEVLVGKAIKACETYHVNQLIVAGGVASNKGLRTELKKACADHGIKLSIPNPKLCTDNAAMIGAAGHYLYKAGMRSDMQLNGHSSLDIEDFSVEQS from the coding sequence ATGAATAAAGAAACATTAATTTTAGCAATTGAATCGAGTTGTGATGAAACAAGTGCCAGTGTTATCAAGAACGGTAAAGAGATTTTAAGCAACACAGTTTTAAGTCAAATTGAAAGTCATAAACGGTTTGGCGGCGTGGTGCCAGAAGTGGCAAGTCGTCATCATGTAGAAGGCATCACTGCTACGATTGAAGATGCCTTACAAACCGCAGAGGTTACTATGGAAGAAATTGATGCTGTAGCAGTGACAGAAGGCCCTGGATTAATCGGTGCATTATTAATCGGAATCAATGCAGCTAAAGCACTCGCTTTTGCATATGACAAACCTCTCGTTCCTGTGCATCATATTGCTGGCCATATCTATGCCAATAATTTAGAAGAACCTTTTGAATTCCCTTTAATGGCTTTAATTGTATCAGGGGGTCACACAGAGCTGGTTTATATGAAAGATCATTTGAGTTTCGAAGTGATTGGAGAAACACGAGATGACGCAGTAGGTGAAGCGTATGATAAAGTAGCGCGTACGATTGGATTGCCTTACCCCGGCGGACCGCAAGTAGACAAATTGGCAGCTGAAGGTGAAGATACTTATGATTTCCCTCGTGTATGGTTAGAACCTGACAGCTTTGATTTCAGTTTCAGTGGCTTGAAAAGTGCAGTCATCAATAAATTGCATAATTTAAGACAGAAAGACGCAGCTATTATTCCTGAAAACGTAGCGGCAAGTTTCCAAAACAGTGTCGTAGAAGTTTTAGTTGGAAAAGCTATAAAAGCTTGTGAAACCTATCATGTTAATCAATTAATTGTAGCTGGCGGAGTAGCAAGTAATAAAGGATTGCGCACTGAATTGAAGAAAGCATGCGCTGACCACGGAATTAAATTATCGATACCGAACCCTAAATTATGTACGGATAATGCAGCAATGATAGGTGCAGCAGGCCATTATCTATATAAAGCTGGCATGAGAAGCGATATGCAATTGAACGGACATAGCAGTTTAGATATTGAAGACTTTTCAGTTGAGCAGTCATAA